TGATATTGATAATGAcaacagtttgttattgtttcgtGAATCTGTTTAAAAGAATTGTTATTATAATATTTcaagtttgttattgttttgaATCTGTTTAAAAGAATTGTTATTATAATATTTcaagtttgttattgtttcgtGAATCTATCTAAAATATTGTGAGAGATTCATGACATTGTTAttataatatttcatgaatctatttcgATCTTTAAAAATCTAACTGTTATTGTTAAGAAATTCCGTTTTGGACctgtttatgaaataaatatgaACTTAGATGCAAGTGCAAATAGGAAATTGGAaggtatatttttcttttctgttttcctttttagagCTTCATTTGTATTAATaagtgacaaaaaaaataaacaaaattttgtatgAAGAAATGATTAATTACATTTGTTTTAGTTGCTTATATATTTTAACAATATTTATTTAAtctataaataaattttgttatattttacTATGCATTCGTGCTTCCCTAACTAGACTACTTTCAACTGTTGgaatatgaattatgaaaacataaatttcaagaacattatattcttcttatcaaatgccTTATTAATATGCAACACCTACTAGAAGAATCTCAGGACctgataattataaaaaaaaaaaaaaaccactcaAATGTACTTTACAGTTGTGATTTTCATGTGGAAAAAAACCTAACAATTTAGtaaaaatattttccttatgATTCAAACTATGATGTTTGCGTATATtgtaaaaaaatgtaatttctATTGAAGTTCTTAAAAATTCTATTGTAAAAAACTTAAATCTATATTGTTAACATAGAAGGAATGATCGAATACCAACAGTCAATCAAGTTGCTCTCTGATTTTACTTAAGGAGATGCAAAATACATACCAACGGTCATTTAGTTGTCAATGCATATGTACACCAACATCAATGTCTATATTGATGAAGTAGCAAAACTATATGTGAAATTCATACCATTGAGTGGTTCTGCGTGGTTTAAGTGGGTAAACGTATAATTGATGTTTGGTTACATAGTTAGAACTTTGGAAATTGGCACGGAAGAATGTTTGCCTACCCGAATGTTTGTATTTGTTGTTTCTGCTTTCGCTGTCAAATGAGTAATCACACTTTAAATTCCATGGCAGACGCTTTGTTTGCAAGCCTAAGCAGCCATGCAGTGAGAGTTAGGGCACAAATCACGCTGTTCTATACGATCAAGAGTGCAAGTGGTCGGATGATTCGGATCTAGTTTGATGATGTGGGTAATTCAATGATCTAGATTCGATTTCGATGCAATTTCTAATGTATATTTTTGCTATCCAATCTATTTTGCAATGCGACGCCCTTATCGTATCGATCAAATGGGGAAATTCcaagattttcttgaaaaatttttacTATTTGAAAGGGTGATGATATCCGTATGGGTAGCCGCTTGACTCGGAAGTGTTTGGAAGTAGCAAGGTGGCGAATTTACTCAGTGAGGatattcatctctctctctctctctctctctcttgagttcCTGCATTTGCCCGCGAAATCAGGATCAAATCAATCGTGTATTGTTAGAGAAAGAGTCCCCCCTATCTGCATGGCTCTTTTCCGTCATCCCCACGTCGAGAATCGCAAGGTTGAGTTTGGTGCATGAGACGAGTGTGCTTGTGGGGgacagagagagcgagagagagaaactggtCGTAGTGATGGAAGAATCTGTTTTCCCTTCCTCTTCGTCAGTGTTGGAGCTGCCGGCGACTAGCTCGCCATCTTTGCTGAGCAATTCTCCTCTTTTTTTGGCTTGGGCGGCTTTTGCGATTGGACAGTCGTTCAAATTCTTCATCTTGTGGTACTTTCCCTTGACTGTGCGTGCCTTCTGTTCTGTGGTTTTTCTTTACTCTAGCCTTGGAAAACTTGATGCTTTGTTGCTTATCTAAACCATGCGTGAAATCTGTTAAGATCAATAGCTACCCCCTTCTCTTTTGGCTTTCCTCTAAGTTTGGTTTTCTCTCTATCATGACGTCCTCTTCGGGGAGCAGTTTGTGGCTAGTCTGCTTCTCATTGTGTCAATTTTATGAACTAGCAACTGCCATAACTAAGACTAAGAATCTGGATTTTCACCACGGTAGCAGTCAGCGGTCATGTAAGTCCTGCCTCTGTTTGTGATATGATATTATGATGATAATAAGGAAGGAAACTTCTTCGGACTGTGGCCCCTTCCTGCTGAAAAATTTTACctgaaaaattataatttactTTAGGAATGCAGGTATAAAGAAAGGCGATTCGATGCTAAGCTACTCATTGGATCTGGTGGGATGCCGTCATCTCATTCTGCCACGGTTACGGCACTCGCAGTTTCTATTGGACTCCAAGAAGGATTTGACGGATCACTATTTGCTGTCGCAGCAGTCTTGGCTTCTGTTGTAtgttccttccttttttcctgttttgcaTTTACATAAGCAGGAAATAAGATCCACTTTTTCTATCAATAGTAAAATCTTAGCTTGCTTCTTCACCTACATGTATGATGAACACTCTTTTCTGATGCTGCTCATTTCAGGAGAAAATTAATACCGTTCAACGTGATGCTTTTTGTGATAAATAACTATCGAGGACATAATACCTATCTTAAAGGCTCATTTACAATCTCTTGGAGTCGGATGTTATATGGACAACACAAACTTAAGAAAGCAAGATGGGGAATGCATTtttatgtgtatgtgcatgttTTGTCTTCACAGCTTCTAATTATTGC
This window of the Nymphaea colorata isolate Beijing-Zhang1983 chromosome 2, ASM883128v2, whole genome shotgun sequence genome carries:
- the LOC116247128 gene encoding uncharacterized protein LOC116247128 isoform X1, which produces MEESVFPSSSSVLELPATSSPSLLSNSPLFLAWAAFAIGQSFKFFILWYKERRFDAKLLIGSGGMPSSHSATVTALAVSIGLQEGFDGSLFAVAAVLASVVMYDAFGVRLHAGRQAEVLNQIVFELPAEHPLSDTRPLRELLGHTPPQVFAGSMLGLAIALVGYAISKSVIVG